One Natranaerovirga hydrolytica genomic region harbors:
- a CDS encoding ATP-grasp domain-containing protein, whose translation MKIAIVYNRESQAVINLFGQLNREKYGLHTIKSIKDALVAGGHQVKTFEGDKNIIEQLEKFMPSVVSGERPGLVFNLSYGIQGKGRYMHIPGILEMLGIPYVGSGPDTHAIALDKVVTKLILIQKGIPTPKFTVMYKPDATITGDLNYPMIVKPKDEAVSFGLKIVNNEVELRDGVRNIYENFNSPTLVEEYISGREFNVALLGNHPPEALPPVELTFGDGPQIYTYEDKKSLSGREVQKTCPANLSEELTEKIQQLAIDTFNALGCYDSARVDFRMNEKGDLYVLEVNSMASLGANGSFVFAAEKIGLDYNALMNKLVEVASERYFGPLVFDHLSDNASSHSVHLFNHITNNRDKIEKELKMWTNLPSWTEDQVGLKTVTRKLEERMKKLGLKEVLEYTNRQSVWTWETKGGLKDGTLLVLPIDIPGDRSGFPVPFNIDQEWIYGEGIASSRGGLVTLLSALTGLKDIKSLANKKVGVLIYADEGKGMRYSYDTLRKVANDVKEVMVLQPGFKDGKVVDQRRGSKRFSIIVEGDSLRVGNHSNKIDVMSYFLEKAEKLKALNGMDSKLSVVVQDIHSERYSVLLPHRVRASVYMTFLDENKAKEAETQIRALFKSTTRGIQCYVEKLTERPLYKRRRNNPLIEQLSGISAELNIPFGIESSLLPSAAGEIHNNIPILCGLAPASKGLYTPNEAIHRGELIQKSLLLGMYLLKNQD comes from the coding sequence ATGAAGATTGCTATTGTTTACAATAGAGAAAGCCAAGCTGTTATCAATCTGTTTGGACAGCTTAATCGTGAAAAGTATGGTTTACATACTATCAAAAGCATTAAGGATGCTTTAGTTGCTGGTGGGCATCAAGTGAAGACATTTGAAGGGGATAAAAATATCATTGAGCAACTAGAAAAGTTTATGCCTTCTGTTGTATCTGGGGAAAGACCTGGATTGGTTTTTAATCTAAGTTATGGTATTCAAGGCAAAGGACGTTATATGCATATTCCAGGTATTTTAGAAATGCTGGGCATTCCTTATGTTGGTTCCGGTCCAGATACTCATGCCATAGCTCTTGATAAAGTGGTTACCAAACTAATCTTAATACAAAAAGGGATTCCAACGCCTAAGTTTACAGTGATGTATAAACCCGACGCCACTATTACAGGAGATCTTAATTATCCTATGATTGTTAAGCCAAAGGATGAAGCCGTTTCTTTTGGTCTCAAAATTGTTAATAATGAAGTGGAATTAAGAGATGGTGTAAGGAATATTTATGAAAATTTTAATTCTCCTACTTTAGTAGAAGAATATATTTCTGGCAGAGAATTTAATGTTGCTTTGTTAGGCAATCATCCACCTGAAGCTTTGCCTCCTGTTGAGTTGACTTTTGGCGATGGTCCTCAAATTTATACTTATGAAGATAAAAAAAGTCTGAGCGGTCGAGAGGTTCAAAAAACATGCCCTGCAAATCTTTCAGAAGAACTGACAGAAAAAATTCAACAATTGGCTATTGATACTTTTAATGCGTTAGGATGTTACGATAGTGCACGTGTTGATTTTCGTATGAATGAAAAGGGTGACTTGTATGTTTTAGAAGTGAATTCAATGGCTAGTTTAGGGGCTAACGGTTCTTTTGTTTTTGCTGCTGAGAAGATTGGGCTTGATTACAATGCACTTATGAATAAATTGGTGGAGGTTGCGTCTGAACGTTATTTTGGTCCTTTGGTTTTTGATCATCTAAGTGATAATGCTTCTAGCCATTCAGTACATTTGTTTAATCATATTACCAATAATCGAGATAAGATTGAAAAAGAACTAAAAATGTGGACAAACCTTCCCAGTTGGACAGAGGATCAAGTTGGTCTAAAAACTGTAACAAGAAAGCTTGAAGAACGTATGAAAAAGCTTGGTTTAAAAGAAGTTTTAGAATATACCAATAGACAGTCTGTGTGGACTTGGGAGACGAAAGGTGGATTAAAGGACGGCACACTTTTGGTTCTACCTATTGATATTCCTGGAGACCGATCTGGATTTCCAGTGCCTTTTAACATTGACCAAGAGTGGATTTATGGTGAAGGCATTGCTTCTAGTCGAGGTGGATTGGTTACATTATTAAGTGCTTTAACTGGATTAAAGGATATCAAATCACTTGCTAATAAGAAAGTTGGCGTATTAATTTATGCAGATGAAGGCAAAGGAATGCGTTATAGTTATGATACCTTGCGAAAGGTTGCAAATGATGTAAAGGAAGTTATGGTGTTGCAGCCTGGTTTTAAAGATGGGAAAGTGGTTGATCAAAGACGTGGGTCTAAGAGATTTAGTATTATTGTAGAAGGCGACTCCCTTAGAGTGGGTAACCATAGCAATAAGATTGATGTAATGAGTTATTTTTTGGAAAAAGCTGAAAAACTTAAAGCATTAAATGGGATGGATTCAAAATTATCCGTTGTGGTTCAAGATATTCATTCTGAAAGGTATAGTGTGTTATTGCCTCACCGAGTTAGAGCTTCTGTTTATATGACTTTTCTTGATGAAAATAAAGCAAAAGAAGCTGAGACTCAGATTAGAGCGTTGTTTAAGTCGACTACAAGGGGCATTCAATGTTATGTTGAAAAACTCACTGAGCGACCACTTTATAAGCGGCGGAGAAATAATCCACTGATTGAACAATTAAGTGGTATTAGCGCTGAGTTAAATATACCTTTTGGCATTGAGTCTAGTTTATTGCCTTCTGCTGCTGGCGAGATTCATAACAACATTCCTATTCTTTGTGGATTGGCTCCTGCTAGCAAAGGGTTATATACCCCCAATGAAGCCATTCATCGTGGTGAATTGATTCAAAAAAGCTTACTTCTTGGGATGTATTTGTTAAAGAATCAAGATTAA
- a CDS encoding DUF2971 domain-containing protein has translation MTNDFVNKLPDDEEELKLLDQLLLNTIESKDDKDEEKLLEFNFENNPNIYHYTSPVGLKEIIAHNSLWFTHYKFLNDRSEKYYCFDLFKRCIEREKSELKKTFYNTILSHISVDGNLNYEAFYNEADYYPDYYVASFSLNSNSLSMWNYYTKTTNKTGYNISFKSKELINSLENKSFYRYKVNYNTEEQLKEIMKYIYAFNNAWDSNRSEIFLKWLRYLLLDLIDITSLRFKHPAFANEEEFRIVYKVDENNREKIGKEELLEFRESNGIIVPYLNVRFDKNSIGAVKISPTQQEEIAKEGLLMMLRSMGYNHLTNRDITTSDIPLRN, from the coding sequence ATGACAAATGATTTCGTTAACAAACTTCCAGATGATGAGGAGGAACTTAAACTTTTAGATCAGCTATTACTGAATACCATTGAGAGTAAAGATGATAAAGATGAAGAAAAACTACTGGAGTTCAATTTTGAAAACAATCCCAACATATATCATTATACCTCTCCTGTCGGATTAAAGGAGATAATAGCTCACAATTCATTATGGTTTACACATTACAAGTTTTTGAATGATAGGAGTGAGAAGTATTATTGCTTTGATTTATTTAAAAGATGTATAGAAAGGGAAAAAAGTGAACTAAAAAAGACTTTTTACAATACAATATTAAGTCATATTAGTGTTGATGGTAATCTTAATTATGAAGCTTTTTACAATGAAGCAGATTATTATCCTGATTATTATGTTGCTTCATTTTCACTAAATAGTAACAGTCTAAGCATGTGGAATTATTACACAAAAACAACTAACAAGACCGGTTATAATATTAGTTTTAAAAGTAAAGAGTTAATTAATAGTTTGGAAAATAAATCATTTTATAGATATAAAGTAAATTATAATACCGAAGAGCAATTAAAAGAGATTATGAAATATATTTATGCATTTAATAATGCTTGGGATAGCAATAGAAGTGAGATTTTTTTAAAATGGTTGCGATACTTGCTTTTAGATTTAATTGATATAACGAGTTTGCGATTTAAGCATCCTGCTTTTGCTAATGAAGAAGAATTTAGAATTGTTTATAAAGTCGATGAGAATAATCGTGAGAAAATTGGAAAAGAGGAATTATTAGAATTCAGGGAATCAAATGGTATTATAGTACCCTATCTGAACGTGCGGTTTGATAAAAACAGTATAGGTGCTGTAAAAATATCTCCAACACAACAAGAAGAGATTGCAAAAGAAGGATTGCTAATGATGTTAAGAAGTATGGGATATAATCATCTTACAAATAGAGACATTACAACCTCAGACATTCCTTTGAGAAACTAA
- a CDS encoding sugar phosphate isomerase/epimerase family protein, with amino-acid sequence MITIFDYFGVEVPYKERYRLIKEAGFDGVLLYWSDEFGNINYKCNPEQARNRGLYIENIHTSFDNINDFWIDNLNGKEITDYLLQCVNDCNDYEIPTMIVHLTSGDNPPPYNLIGLDRIKIITERAEHKGVNVALENLRKYDFLEYVFNRIHSRRLGFCFDSGHQNCHCKNVDLLSMYGDKLMALHLHDNDESGDQHRMPFDGSINWNVVMKKLTDINYSGSIALEIMNKGYEHIKDPRELLTIAFERAKRLEALG; translated from the coding sequence ATGATTACTATTTTTGATTATTTCGGGGTTGAAGTCCCATACAAAGAACGTTATCGCTTAATCAAAGAAGCCGGATTCGACGGGGTTCTTCTGTATTGGAGCGATGAATTCGGTAATATTAATTACAAATGCAATCCGGAGCAAGCGAGGAATAGGGGGTTATATATTGAGAACATCCACACATCATTTGATAATATCAATGATTTTTGGATTGATAATTTGAATGGGAAGGAAATAACTGATTATTTACTCCAATGTGTGAATGACTGCAATGATTATGAAATTCCCACTATGATTGTTCATCTAACGAGTGGGGATAATCCTCCACCCTATAATTTAATCGGACTTGATAGAATTAAAATTATTACAGAAAGGGCTGAGCATAAAGGAGTTAATGTAGCTTTGGAAAACCTGAGGAAATATGATTTTCTGGAATATGTTTTCAACCGTATTCATTCAAGACGATTAGGGTTTTGTTTTGACAGTGGGCATCAGAACTGCCACTGTAAAAATGTTGACTTATTATCTATGTACGGAGATAAATTAATGGCGTTGCATCTGCATGATAATGATGAAAGTGGCGACCAACACCGTATGCCGTTTGACGGCAGCATTAACTGGAATGTTGTGATGAAAAAGCTGACAGATATTAATTATAGCGGATCTATTGCACTTGAGATTATGAATAAGGGATATGAACATATAAAAGACCCAAGGGAGTTACTTACAATTGCTTTTGAAAGAGCAAAAAGGCTGGAGGCATTGGGATGA
- a CDS encoding SIR2 family protein, which translates to MDCRCAICKNEKDFKLNHDIIEAARKGKLVLFVGSGVSTESKGIFPKSFYEVIRDEMGIEEDITFSGLMERYCNKPNGRIKLLEQLKRRFNYIDDFPEIYGRVTRFHRELSTIACIKEIITTNWDDYFERECNCVPFVTSQDFALSGICDRRVYKIHGSINNLGSIVATESDYKACYNKLQKNIIGSKLKLLLSEADKTVVFIGYSLYDEDFIRIWNYLQKEMKDFMPHYYVVTLDEHIEDRLDNRNIIPIITDGTFFLHKLKNELIAEGSLITDDIYGYAEFLCDITLEKHSEVEERLQDFPDLIYTLMYQDGLIHSFQRAYSKKRDGYYSDKHKICASIRGYYELYNKYAEYDRVFDCAYIQGYLVGLQALMDYTTEQKPSIPSQYFIFDDEDKLWTMDQYIEIRDKYLKNYPELLDRAKELIVDGLAVHHPPYL; encoded by the coding sequence ATGGATTGTAGATGTGCTATTTGTAAAAACGAAAAAGATTTTAAATTGAATCATGACATTATTGAGGCCGCACGAAAAGGTAAGCTAGTATTATTTGTGGGTTCAGGTGTCAGCACAGAAAGTAAAGGTATATTCCCTAAGAGTTTTTATGAAGTTATTCGTGATGAGATGGGGATTGAAGAAGATATTACATTTTCTGGACTCATGGAAAGATATTGTAATAAACCGAATGGGAGAATTAAGTTATTGGAACAACTTAAGAGGCGTTTTAATTATATTGATGATTTTCCTGAGATTTATGGACGTGTCACCAGATTTCATAGAGAGCTATCTACAATAGCCTGTATTAAGGAGATAATAACAACTAATTGGGATGATTACTTTGAGAGAGAGTGCAATTGTGTGCCTTTTGTAACTTCTCAAGACTTTGCTTTATCAGGTATTTGTGATAGAAGGGTATATAAGATTCATGGTTCGATTAATAATTTAGGCTCTATAGTGGCTACAGAATCTGATTATAAAGCTTGTTATAACAAGCTTCAGAAGAATATCATTGGGAGTAAACTCAAATTGCTTTTATCGGAAGCTGATAAAACGGTAGTCTTTATAGGTTATTCACTTTATGACGAAGATTTTATAAGGATTTGGAATTACTTGCAGAAAGAAATGAAGGACTTCATGCCTCATTACTATGTAGTAACCTTAGATGAACATATAGAGGATAGGTTAGATAATAGAAATATTATTCCAATTATTACTGATGGGACTTTTTTCTTACACAAATTGAAGAATGAATTAATTGCAGAAGGAAGTCTAATAACAGATGACATATACGGATATGCTGAATTTTTGTGTGATATAACATTGGAGAAGCATAGTGAAGTAGAGGAACGATTGCAAGATTTTCCTGATTTAATCTATACATTGATGTATCAAGATGGTTTGATACATAGTTTTCAACGTGCTTATTCTAAGAAAAGAGATGGATACTATTCAGATAAGCATAAGATTTGCGCGTCCATAAGAGGTTATTATGAACTTTATAATAAATATGCAGAATATGACAGAGTATTTGACTGTGCATATATTCAGGGTTACTTAGTCGGTCTTCAGGCTCTCATGGACTATACAACTGAGCAAAAACCGAGTATTCCTTCTCAGTATTTCATATTTGATGATGAGGATAAATTGTGGACAATGGATCAATATATTGAAATAAGAGATAAGTATTTAAAGAATTATCCTGAACTTCTAGATAGGGCGAAAGAATTAATTGTTGATGGTTTGGCTGTTCATCATCCACCGTATCTGTAA
- a CDS encoding YecA family protein — protein MIKLFHIFGNEPCPCKSGKKYKDCCKNRKNKNCENVEHYLSMVNKYSKKSQLKLCLYEGCNAKPKDIILAHALQKNRILKKIAHKNRVLMQDFSGKPTMLDMGRGEKEPFYLLEEVNIKKATAFRCFCGKHDDELFQKIEKQQHSFEKMTEEQKFLFAYKTFSFEHYKDISVRRFHALMCKDFPENFKNPIFIYKYRNALLKADETEYYWRRFGECLRDRNFGELFTYTMKLPYPIGVSGYMSISPPFDINGKRIKGLIGIKKRLKRLFITIVPDETCSYILFSGFKDELTSYGQYFDSLSSCNDELIKVYLNMFLPLYSENLIINPLLHDSFSEEGQMMLQYLMTEVSQRRTSRLLTSLQNSLIEINKKGFNTDVLKTVPYNLFKNIEELSVRNVC, from the coding sequence ATGATTAAACTATTTCATATATTTGGTAACGAACCTTGCCCCTGCAAAAGTGGCAAGAAATACAAAGATTGCTGTAAAAATAGAAAGAATAAGAACTGTGAGAATGTAGAGCATTATTTGAGTATGGTAAATAAATACTCAAAAAAGAGTCAACTGAAATTATGTCTTTATGAAGGGTGCAATGCTAAACCAAAAGACATTATTCTTGCTCATGCACTTCAAAAGAATAGAATTCTGAAGAAGATTGCGCATAAGAATCGTGTCTTAATGCAAGACTTTTCTGGGAAGCCAACCATGTTAGATATGGGTAGAGGAGAAAAAGAACCATTCTATTTGCTCGAAGAGGTTAATATTAAAAAAGCCACTGCTTTTAGGTGTTTTTGTGGTAAACATGATGATGAGTTGTTTCAAAAGATAGAAAAACAACAGCATTCATTTGAAAAAATGACGGAAGAACAGAAATTCCTTTTTGCGTATAAGACATTTTCTTTTGAACATTATAAAGATATTTCTGTTAGAAGGTTCCATGCCTTAATGTGTAAGGATTTCCCTGAGAATTTTAAGAATCCTATTTTTATTTATAAGTATAGAAACGCACTACTAAAAGCAGATGAAACAGAGTACTATTGGAGACGCTTTGGTGAATGTCTGAGGGATAGAAATTTTGGTGAGTTGTTCACATACACCATGAAATTACCTTATCCGATTGGGGTGTCAGGTTACATGTCTATCTCGCCACCATTCGACATAAATGGCAAACGTATTAAAGGACTAATAGGTATTAAGAAGAGGCTGAAAAGATTATTTATTACAATAGTTCCAGATGAAACCTGTTCATACATATTGTTCTCAGGATTTAAAGATGAGTTAACATCTTATGGACAGTATTTCGATTCACTATCAAGCTGTAATGATGAATTAATAAAGGTTTATCTTAATATGTTCTTGCCGTTGTACTCGGAAAATTTGATTATAAACCCATTGTTGCATGATTCATTTTCTGAAGAAGGACAAATGATGCTTCAGTATTTGATGACTGAAGTAAGTCAACGTAGAACGAGCAGATTACTTACATCATTACAGAATTCATTAATTGAAATCAATAAAAAGGGATTCAACACGGATGTGTTGAAAACAGTACCATATAACTTGTTTAAGAATATTGAAGAACTTTCCGTTCGTAACGTCTGCTAA
- a CDS encoding DUF6236 family protein: MNKILYYPNINIEDSIWLRNALLYWDKVSSIMPYDNSEYSLSSQVRYIMGTDYFEPTRPDELMFSDFYNDFIDELQLRVDEFDLRKTRGYKTRVHRSKIETMQRDSLLHHTKISSAVLPILKKKMDIDRAEGGNWYIMNESLADLYMSVLAKYLAVIDQDDTVIGTDRYQYQNYAYKRRAFSTRFDNCKTFLDLRCSGLPTPNMDIPLSDILNFKEKRKNELLRFRLLMKEKERQLKSCESVVEMKDKINTFQDEIALGLSDLERVMKDSNWKTRATVYGTLISVSVPNIIEVAEMFGSHIPLTYKGVAIASGVALGGALAMKEIGNMRQEAIANSQFAYVYHAKHKSIIR; this comes from the coding sequence ATGAACAAAATATTGTATTATCCTAATATTAATATTGAAGATAGTATATGGTTAAGAAATGCGTTATTGTACTGGGATAAAGTTTCTTCAATAATGCCATATGATAATAGTGAGTATAGTTTGTCATCACAGGTTAGATATATTATGGGAACTGATTATTTTGAACCAACAAGACCTGATGAGCTAATGTTTTCTGATTTCTACAATGATTTTATTGATGAGTTACAGTTGAGAGTTGATGAATTTGACTTAAGAAAAACACGCGGTTATAAAACGCGTGTTCATCGTTCCAAAATCGAAACGATGCAAAGAGATAGCCTGTTGCATCACACTAAAATCTCTTCAGCGGTTCTTCCGATATTAAAGAAAAAAATGGACATTGATAGGGCGGAAGGTGGTAATTGGTACATTATGAATGAATCATTAGCGGATTTATATATGTCAGTATTAGCAAAGTATTTGGCTGTCATAGATCAAGACGATACCGTTATAGGTACTGATAGATATCAGTATCAAAACTATGCATATAAAAGAAGAGCGTTCAGTACCAGATTTGATAACTGTAAAACGTTTTTGGATTTAAGGTGTAGTGGTTTACCTACACCTAATATGGATATCCCATTATCAGATATTCTTAATTTCAAAGAAAAAAGAAAAAATGAGTTGTTGAGATTTAGACTATTAATGAAGGAGAAAGAAAGACAACTAAAGAGTTGCGAAAGTGTAGTTGAAATGAAAGATAAAATCAATACTTTTCAAGATGAAATAGCTCTCGGGCTATCTGATTTGGAAAGAGTAATGAAGGATAGTAATTGGAAAACAAGAGCTACTGTTTACGGAACCTTAATAAGTGTTTCTGTACCCAATATAATAGAAGTGGCAGAAATGTTTGGCAGCCATATTCCACTTACTTATAAAGGAGTAGCAATTGCAAGTGGTGTTGCGTTAGGGGGAGCATTAGCTATGAAAGAAATTGGGAATATGAGACAAGAAGCAATTGCAAATAGTCAATTTGCATATGTATATCATGCAAAACACAAATCAATTATTCGGTAA